One window from the genome of Bacillus rossius redtenbacheri isolate Brsri chromosome 17, Brsri_v3, whole genome shotgun sequence encodes:
- the LOC134540578 gene encoding ras association domain-containing protein 10: MTTEIPVWVDSRQRWVAGVGRKTTCDEVIAVLLGGDKLPELRRQGYAIMERWRRVERPLDGRSRILRVWEAWGDERGEVRLTLKRVDWEADSGRGSPVASSSARRRKHRPGKLPWPACHETLHPRRLAQLQRHHHHPADSSQLPETIERLMRLILAQGQTLRYQLRRIQDRERQIETLEGETHRARVEELGSDYLLETYLGAGEAEEEVDDSGVATDQAASAAPGGGDPAPTRLRDLRARVDLLERLVRLNRRLEREEESLARLHARLGRLPGAALRLLPDEEWDEDARRSRLELLEALEAARDEQVRRAAELEGTALALAETDELLEARRCYLRRLQAELEAAEAPAGAGAGAASSSSPAPHTDTDSNSDTGLSSLHSSSEEGVYVLDTLV, encoded by the exons ATGACGACGGAGATCCCGGTGTGGGTGGACAGCCGCCAGCGCTGGGTGGCCGGCGTGGGCCGCAAGACCACGTGCGACGAGGTGATCGCCGTTCTGCTGGGCGGGGACAAGCTGCCGGAGCTGCGCCGCCAGGGCTACGCCATCATGGAGCGGTGGCGGCGCGTGGAGCGGCCCCTGGACGGCCGGTCGCGCATCCTGCGCGTGTGGGAGGCGTGGGGCGACGAGCGCGGCGAGGTGCGGCTCACGCTCAAGCGGGTGGACTGGGAGGCGGACAGCGGCCGGGGCAGCCCCGTCGCCTCGTCGTCGGCGCGCCGCAGGAAGCACAG GCCGGGCAAGCTGCCCTGGCCCGCCTGCCACGAGACGCTGCACCCGCGCCGGCTGGCCCAGCTGCaacgccaccaccaccacccggCGGACAGCTCCCAGCTGCCGGAGACCATCGAGAGGCTGATGCGGCTGATCCTCGCCCAGGGCCAGACCCTCCGATACCAGCTGCGGAGGATCCAGGACCGCGAGCGGCAGATCGAGACCCTAGAGGGCGAGACGCACCGGGCCCGCGTCGAGGAGCTGGGCTCGGACTACCTGCTGGAGACGTACCTGGGGGCCGGCGAGGCGGAGGAGGAGGTGGACGACAGCGGGGTGGCCACGGACCAGGCCGCCTCCGCCGCCCCCGGGGGCGGAGACCCGGCGCCGACGAGGCTGCGCGACCTCCGGGCCCGGGTCGACCTGCTGGAGAGGCTGGTGAGGCTCAACCGACGGCTGGAGCGCGAGGAGGAGAGCCTGGCGAGGCTGCACGCGCGGCTGGGGCGGCTCCCGGGGGCGGCGCTCAGGCTCCTCCCGGACGAGGAGTGGGACGAGGACGCCCGCCGCTCCCGGCTGGAGCTGCTGGAGGCGCTGGAGGCGGCCCGCGACGAGCAGGTGAGGCGGGCGGCCGAGCTGGAAGGCACCGCGCTGGCTCTCGCCGAGACGGACGAGCTTCTGGAGGCAAGGCGCTGCTACCTGCGGAGGCTCCAGGCCGAGCTGGAGGCGGCCGAGGCCCccgcgggggcgggggcgggggcggcgtcgtcgagTTCCCCGGCGCCGCACACCGACACCGACTCCAACTCCGACACGGGGCTCAGCTCGCTGCACAGCAGCAGCGAGGAGGGCGTGTACGTGCTAGACACTCTTGTCTGA